The DNA window TACCATTGTGCTAAATGGTGCAAATAATCAAAAACTTGGACAAGTTGCTTCAGAGATTCGAGGTTTACGGTCGCCTGATCCTTATAAAGGAAAAGGTATTCGTTATATGAATGAAATTATACGTTGCAAAGAAGCTAAGAAAAAATAATTGGAATTAATTATGCATATTAAAAAAACAAATCGTATTAACAGGGCTAAACGTATTAGAGCGAATATTAGTATTTTGGGCATTAATCGTCTTTGTATAAATCGCAATTCACGGCATATATATGCGCATATTACTTCTTATAGCAATATATTAATTAGTGCTTCTACGTTAGAATATTTATTTAAAAAAGAAAATATTTATACTGGAAATATAGAATCTGCTAAAAAAATAGGCTTTATTTTAGCTAGTAGAGCTAAAAAATCAGGTATTAGTTCAGTAGCATTTGACAGATCTGGATATAAATATCATGGCCGTATTAAGGCCTTAGCTAATGCTGCACGTAAAGGTGGATTGCAATTTTAAAGGTTTTTATAATGTTAAATAAAGATAATGATGATTATAAAGATAAACTGTTACGAATAAATCGCGTTACTAAAGTAGTTAAGGGTGGAAGAATTTTTGGTTTTACTGCATTAACTGTTGTTGGTGATTGCAAGGGTAAAGTTGGTTTCGGTAATGGTAAAGCACGTGAAGTACCTGTTGCAATTAAAAAAGCAATGGATAAAGCACGTAAAAATATAATAAATATTAATTTAAAAAATGGTACACTATATTATCCAATTTATTCAAATTACGGAGCATCTAAAATATTCATGCAACCAGCATCTGAAGGAACAGGTATAATTGCAGGAGGTGCTATGCGTGCTGTACTTGAATTATTAGGTGTGCGTAACGTTCTAGCAAAATGCTATGGTTCAACAAATTCTATTAATGTTGTGCGTGCAACTATTAAAGGACTTATTTCTATGCGGTCTCCTTTATATATTGCTAATAAGCGGGGTATTCCCATATCTAATTTTTTAGATGTAAGTTAAAGTTATTAAAATAACACAAATTTGAATTACTATTGTAAAAAAAAATATAGGTTTTTAATTATTATTATGATTAATCATACTGTTAATTTAAAATATACTAATGCTATTAAATTTTATCATAAGTAGTAATAATATATGAAAATGAATACATTACATCCCTTAAAATATGCTAAAAATATAAAAACACGTGTTGGACGTGGTATAGGTTCTGGATTGGGAAAAACTGCTGGACGGGGTCATAAAGGTTTTAAATCTCGTTCTGGTGGTAAAATAAACTTGGGATTTGAAGGTGGGCAAATGCCAATACAGCGTCGTATACCAAAATTTGGATTTATTTCTTTTAAAAACAGAAGATTTGAAGAAGTTAGAATTTCAGATATTATGAAATCTAAATGTAATATTATTAATATAGAAAAACTAAAAAAAATTAATATTATAAAAAATAATAAAAAATTAATAAAGATAATTTACTCTAAAAGTATAGAAAAATCTGTTATAACTAGTGGTATAAAATTAACTAAAGGTGCACGTATTGCTATAGAAAAATTTGGTGGTAAGGTAAAATAATGGATAATTAGTTAATAAGTGGATTTATAAATGTATGCACGCGTATGGGATTCTTTTTATATTAATAATGTTATTACAATAATAACGCCGTTATTTATAATAATTTTACATATACATTTTTGTAACTACAATACTTATTGTAGTTATAGTTATAATATATTAAATCCAATAACATTTAATATCGCATAGATATAAAATGTAATTTTATAAAATTGTATTTTTGGGGAGTATATTATAAAAATTAGAGCTTCTATTAAAAGAATGTGTCGTAAATGTAAAATAATAAGCAGATATGGTATATTGCGTGTTATATGTACAGACCCCAAGCATAAGCAAAGGCAGGGTTAATTTAAAATATAATTAATATAACTGGAGTAAAATATGGCTCGTATTGCAGGTGTAAATATTTCAGATAATAAACAGGCTGTTTTTTCACTTACTTCTATTTATGGAATAGGATATACTATTTCTAGTAAAATTTGTAATGCTGTTGGAATTGAATACAGTGCAAAAATTGGAAATCTTAATTATAATCAGATAAATGCCCTACGTAAAGAAATTAGTAAATATATAATAGAAGGCGATCTTCGTCGTGAAATTACAAAAAATATAAAGCGACTAATTGATTTAAAGTGCTATAGGGGAATACGACATCGTCGTAAACTGCCATTACGTGGTCAGCGTACAAAAACTAATGCTCGTACCTGTAAGTTTCAAAGAAAATTTATTAATAAATAATTCTTAGGAATCTTAAAATGTTTATTATAAAAAAAAAATTAAAGAGATCTCTTATTGTATTAAATGCAATTGCACATATTCATGCTTCTTTTAATAATACGATTGTTACAATTACAGATAAAAATGGTAATACACTGTCGTGGGCTACAGCTGGGGGGGCAGGATTTCGTGGTTCTAAAAAAAGTACACCATTTGCAGCACAAATAGCCAGTGAACGTGCAGCTTACCTGGCTCATAAATATGGAATAAAAAATATTGATATTTTAGTGAATGGTCCTGGCCCAGGTAGAGAATATGCTATACGAGCATTACATGTAGCTGGTTTTAATATTCAAAGTATTAAAGATGTAACACCTCTTCCTCATAATGGCTGTAGACCACCTAAAAAACGTCGTGTATAATATAAGGATATTAATTTATGGCACGTTATATAGGACCTAAATGTAAACTTTCTCGTAGAGAAGGTACTGATCTTTTTTTGAAAAGTTTTAATTCTGATTATACTGAAAAATGTAACTTCGAAACAGTCCCAGGTCAGCATGTAAATATACGTCCCCAAAAATCTGAGTATTTCAATCAACTACGTGAAAAGCAAAAACTTCGTCGTATTTACGGTATATTGGAAAAACAGTTTCGCAATTATTATAAAAAAGCTGCTATAAAAAAAGGTGCAACTGGGGAACTTTTACTTCAGCTACTTGAAACACGATTAGATAATGTAGTTTACCGTATTGGTTTTGGTGTAACAAGAGCTGAATCGCGTCAATTAGTTAGCCATAAAGCTATAGCTGTTAATGGCAAGACTGTTAATATTGCATCTTTTAATGTTTCTGTAGGTGATATCATCACAGTTAACAAAAAAGCAAAAAATCAAGAACGTATTAAAAAATCAATTGCTAAGAAGTCAGAATTTGTTAATTGGATTAAATTAGATTACAAAAATTTGTCAGGTAAAATTCAATCTTTACCTTATAGAAAGGATCTAGATTATGAGATTAATGAAAATATTATCGTTGAGTTATACTCAAAATAAATATTATAAAAGTTCATATATATGGGAGATTATTTTATGATTAAATACCCTATTAATTTAATATTTCCCAAAGAAATTAAAATTATAAATCTTAAAAATAATCATTATCAAATAATAATTGAACCATTTGAACGTGGATTTGGTCATACTATTGGTAACGCTATACGTCGTATTCTTATATCTTCTATTCCAGGATCTGCTATTGTGTCTACAAAAATTGAAGGAGTTGAACATGAATTTTCTTCAATATCTGGCGTTCAAGAAGATGTTATGAATATTCTTCTTAATCTTAAAGAAATTGCTATAAAAATGTATGGTGATGAAGAATCAGAAATAATAATATATAAAGAAGGTCCTAATATTCTTACGGCTAATGATATCATTATTCCTAAAAATATTGAAATTATAAATAAGGAACATATTATAGCTCACATAAATGATGGTGGAAAAATTAATATTAATATGTTAGTAAAGCAAGGTAAGGGATATGACCCAGCATATACACGCATTGAAAAAAGTAATAAGGGTGAAATAAAATTAGATGCTTCATTTAGTCCAATTATTAGGGTATATTATTATATTGAATCTTATAATTTACCAAATAATACTGAGAAGCTAATAATAGAATTAGAAACAAATGGTACTATTAGTGCTGAAGAAGCTATGCAATACTCTGCAATTATCTTACAAAAACAATTAGATGTTATTGTTAATTTGACTAAATCAGATAATTCATTTAAAAAGGTAGAAAATGATGAGAGAAAAGATATTTTGTTGCAACCTATAGAATATATTAAGAAGCTTAATCGTAAACAGATTAATTTACTTAAATCAGAAAATATTTATTATATTGGAGATATAGTTCAAAGAAATGAAAAAAATTTGCTTAATATTCGACAATTTGGTATAAAATCATTAAAAAATATAAAAATTTTTATTGAATCACATGGATTAAAACTAGGGATGGAAATTAAAACTTTAAAATCAATATTATTTAATAATATAAATTAAAGGAAACTTATGCGTCATTGTAAGATAGGTAGACATTTAAATAGAAATGCATCACATCGTGATGCAATGTTTAAAAATATGTGTGTTTCATTAATTAAATCAGAGATAATTAAAACTACTCTACCAAAAGCAAAGGAACTAAGGCAATATATTGAGCCCATAATTACTTTATCTAAAAAAGATAGTATATCTAATCGTAGATTAGCATTTAGTCGTACTAACTCGAGTACTGCAGTATATAAACTTTTTAATAATATTGGTATACGCTACTTTAATAGACCAGGAGGATATGTCAGGGTTTTAAAGTGTGGATTTCGTAAAGGTGATAACGCACCTATGGCCTTAATTGAGCTAGTTGATCGTAATGTTTTAATAAATAAGGATTAATATTATGGTTATAGGAATTAACAAGGTTATTTTAATAGGATATATTGGTAATGACCCAAAAATACGTTATCTTCCATCTGGAAATACTGTATGCAATATTAGTATTGCAACAAAAAATCGATGGAAGACCCCAAATGGACAACGTCAAGAACGTACTGATTGGCATTCTGTAGTTATATTCAATAAGTTATCCGAAATTGTACAGCAGTACGTTAAAAAAGGATCACTCCTTTATATAGAAGGTTATCTTAAAACTAAAAAATGGCAATCTTCAGATGGTAAAAATCGTTACTCTACAGATATAATAGCAAATGAAATTCAAATTTTAATTTTTAAGGAGACTAATACGCCAGAGCCGACTCCAGTTAAAATAAATAATAATGAAAAATATAAATTAAATAATATTAATACCAATTATGATGATTTCGACGATGAAATTACATTTTAAAAATAAAAATTATTTAGATATTACTTTTATATGATAATACGTACTCGTATAGCTCCTTCACCAACAGGTGATCCTCATGTGGGTACTGCGTATATTGCATTATTTAACTATTGCTTTGCTCAATATTATGATGGTGAATTTATCTTACGTGTTGAAGATACGGATAAAGATCGATCAACATATGAATCAGAAATAATGATTTTGGATTCATTACGTTGGTTAGGGATTACATGGAGTGAAGGACCAGATATTGGTGGAATTTATGGTCCTTATCGACAAAGTGACCGTTTACATATTTATCATAAATATGTAAATAAACTTATTTTATATGGTTTGGCATTTAAATGTTATCGTACTTTTAAAGAGTTAAATGAAATTAAAAAAAAAAAAACAGTACTTAAAGTAAAAGATTTAAAACTTAATAATGAAGAATATAATCGTCGTGAACTGGAGAATTATCCATACGTTATTAGAATGGTTGTACCCAATGAAGGTATATGTATAATTCAAGATTTATTACGTGGAAACATTAATATTGATTGGACACAAATAGATGCACAAATTTTGATTAAATCTAATGGTATGCCTACTTATCATTTTGCAAATGTAATTGATGATCATATTATGAAAATTACTCATGTATTACGTGGAGAAGAATGGATAAATTCAGCTCCTAAACACCAGCTTATTTATAAATACTTTGGTTGGAAAATGCCCATTTTATGTCATATGCCATTATTGCGTAATACTGATAAATCAAAGCTTTCTAAACGTAAAAACCCTACTTCTATTAATTATTATAGAAGAATGGGTTATTTACCACAAGCTTTAATAAACTACTTAGGACATATGGGTTGGTCTATGTCAAATGGGATTGAAAAATTCAATATTAAAGATATGACTGATAATTTTGATATACATAGAATTTCTTTAGGTGGTCCTGTATTTGATGTTGAAAAATTAACTTGGCTTAATAGTAAATATATACGTGAAGATTTTGATGATCGCGCTTTAATAAAAGAAATATGTAAATGGTCTTTTAATGAAGCATATATTTATAATATATTACCTAAAATACGACCACGTATACATATATTATCTGATATTATACATATCGCGGGACATTTTTTCTATGGTTTACCTAAATTAGAATTAAAATCATTTAATGAAGTTAATATAGAATATTCTAAACAAATCACAATTATTCAATTTTTTATATGGAAATTAGAAATAATAAAAATTTGGAAAAAAGAAGAAATTTTTTTTTCCGTTAAATCGATTTCAGAATATTTTAAAATTAAATTAAAAATATTATTATGTCCAATTTTTATTGCAATTACTGGATCATTGATATCAACATCTGTAATAGATAGTATTTTAATAATTGGTTATGACATAACTATTGCACGTTTAAGTAATGCTATTAAAATAATGGGTAATATTTCAATAAATAAATATAAAAAATTTAAAACAGAATTTAATTCTGTTTTTTTTAAACAACTTAATATTTGGGAGAATAATTATTAATAAAAATATCGTAAATCTAAATATAACAACAATAAATTTTCCATTACCTTCCATTGTTTCTATTATTCATAGAATTACTGGATTTATTTTATTTATAGGGATTATTTTTTTATTTGTGTCATTTAAGATATCACTTTCTTCAGAAGAAGGATTTAATATAGTTAAACATGTATTAATAAGTAATTATTTGTTAGCTAAGTTTATTGTTTGGGGACTATTATCAACATTTTTTATTCATTTAATTGGTGGCATAAGACATATAGCAATGGATTTACATTTATTTGATAATCTAAAATCTGGAAGTTACACATCTATAGTTATATTAATTATAAATTTGTTTATTATTATATTATTATGGAGAATTATATGGAAAATATAAATTATATTTATTGTTGGATAATACAAAGAATATCAGCTATTATTTTAACTATATATACTATATTTATAATAATATATATTCTATATCATCCTAATTTGGATTATACAACGTGGTCTCTTTTATTTTATAACTTTTTTATGCGTATGTTCACTATTTTAGCCATAATTTCAGGTGTGGCACATACATGGATTGGATTGTTTACTATAATAACAGATTATATAAAATGTAGTTATATAAGGTTATGTATGAATATTTTAATAATAATTTATTTATTTTTGTTTTTATGTGGTTATATAGAAGTTGTTTATGGAGTCTTTTTATGCAACAGCAAATGATATTTGACGTAATTGTTATTGGCGGAGGTGGTGCGGGACTTAGAACTGCCCTTGAACTTACTAAATCTGGAATAAATACCGCTGTTATTTCTAAGGTATTTCCGACACGGTCTCATACAGTATCGGCACAGGGCGGTATAACATGTGCTATAGGAAGCGCTGATTCAGCAGATGACTGGCGGTGGCATATGTATGATACAGTAAAAGGATCTGATTACATTGGTGATCAAGATGCAATAGAATACATGTGTAAAGAAGGACCTAGTGCAATTTTTGAATTAGAGCATATGGGCTTGCCATTTTCTAGATTCCCCAATGGACGTATATATCAACGTCCATTTGGTGGACAATCAAAAAATTATGGTAAAGGAGGGCAAGCTGCACGAACTTGTGCAGCAGCAGATAGAACTGGTCATGCATTGCTTCATACACTTTATCAGAATAATTTAAAGAATAATACCATATTTTTAGATGAATGGTATGTTATTAATTTAGTAAAGAATGCTCATAATGACGTAGTAGGTGTAAGTGCAATATGTATAAAATCTGGACAAACATTTTTTATAAAATCAAAGGCAACAGTATTAGCAACAGGCGGGGCTGGTAGAATTTATGCTTCTACAACTAATGCTTTAATAAACACTGGAGATGGAATAGGTATGGTATTGCGTGCAGGATTTCCAGTTCAAGACATGGAAATGTGGCAATTTCATCCTACAGGCATTTATGACGCAGGTGTACTTGTAACTGAAGGATGTAGGGGAGAAGGAGGTTATTTAATTAATAAATATGGTGATCGATTTATGGAACGCTATGCACCAACAGCTAAAGACCTTGCTGGCCGCGATGTAGTTGCTCGTTCTATTGTACTAGAGGTTCTTGAAGGACGTGGATGTGGAGAAAAAGGAGATCATGTATTATTAAAAATAGATCACCTTGGAGAAGATATATTGATGAAACGTTTACCAGGTATTATAGAGCTATCAAAAACCTTTGCGCATGTTAACCCATTAAAAGAAGCTATTCCTGTTATACCTACCTGTCATTATATGATGGGAGGTATTCCAACGAATATTCATGGTCAGGCGCTATTTATTGATATTAATGGAACTGAGAAACCAATTAATGGTCTTTATGCTTGTGGGGAAGTAGCTTGTGTCTCAGTGCATGGTAGTAATCGTTTAGGTGGTAATTCATTACTAGATCTCGTTGTTTTTGGTAAATCAGTTGGAATATTTATTAAAAATTATCTTAAAGAATGTGAAGGGATTGAAAGAGTTGAAGCAACAAAATATGATATAGAAAATTCATTAATAAATATTAAACGTTGGAATAACTCTAAATTAGGGGGAGAATCTTTTTATACACTTAAAGGTGAGCTTCAGCAGATTATGCAAAATAACTTTGGAGTTTTTCGTAAAGAAGATAACATGAACAAGGGTTTAGAGGAACTTTCAAAATTACGTAAACGTATTTCCAATGCTTATTTAGCTGACAAATCTCATATTTTCAATATTTCTAGGATTGAAGCATTAGAACTTGATAACTTAATTGAAGTTTCTGAAGCTACAGCAATTTCGGCTATTGGTAGACGTGAAAGTAGAGGGGCACATTCACGGGAAGATTATCCTACTCGAGATGATAAAAATTGGATGAAACATTCGATATATCATCCAATTGGAAAAATTTTAACTCAACGTGAAGTTAATTTTGCACCTAAAAAAATAAAAGTTTTTAAACCCCAAATTCGCAATTATTAAGGAGGTAATATGTATAAGATTAATGTATCTATTTATCGTTACAATCCAGAATTTCATAAGGCACCTTATATGCAATACTACGAAGTAGAAACATATGGCCGTGACTTAATGGTCTTGAATGTTCTGCAGTTAATACACCAAAAACAAGATAGTACGTTATCATTTCGTAGTAGTTGTAGAGAAGGTGTATGCGGGTCTGATGGCATGAATATAAATGGTAAAAATGGCCTAAGTTGTATTACTCCAATATCTCAATTAATTAAGAATAATACTAATATGCTTATTTTACGGCCGTTGCCTGGCTTACCAGTAATTAGAGATTTAATTGTTGATATGACATTATTTTATAAACAATATAAACGCGTTAAACCATATTTACAACCAGACAAGGAGGTGCCCACTCCTGCTATAGAGCGGTTACAATCACCTAAGGACCGTGATAAACTTGATGGTTTGTATGAATGCATATTATGTGCATGTTGTTCTACATCTTGTCCATCTTTTTGGTGGAATCCAGAAAAGTTTATTGGACCTGCGGGGTTGCTACAAGCATATAGGTTTCTAGTTGATAGTCGCGATGCAGCTACCTCTAAACGTCTTGATAATCTTAAAGATCCATTTAGTGTTTTTCGCTGCAGAGGTATTATGAATTGCGTAAATGTTTGCCCCAAATTATTAAACCCCACTAGAGTGATAGGAAAAATTAGGAGTATGTTGTTATCAAATACTATTTAGTTAATATATTTAATATTTTTTTTATATACAGGACAATTAAATATGCAAAACAGTATGTTGAGCACATCTCATATTAACGTAGTAAATGCACAATATATAGAAAATATATATGAACAATACCTTAATAATGTTCTAGTTTCAGAAGATTGGAAAAATTATTTCAATTCATTAATTAATTACAATTTTAATAAAAATTTAAATGTAAATTTTAATAAAATAAACAAGAAGACATATATTTTAAAAATTATTGATATATATAGATACCATGGTAATAACAAATCTAATATTGATCCATTGGGATTAAGTCCACTAGGTTATATGCCAGAAATTAATCTTTCTTTTTATGATCTTAACAACGAAGATATACAAATGGTATTTAAAATATGCGAATTATTTATTATAAATGATAATATTAAAACATCTATAGATGAACTTCATTTAGCGTTAAATAAAACTTATTGCTCATCAATAGGCTATGAATTCATGCATATTGTAAATATTGAAGAAAAAATTTGGCTTCAAGAACGTTTTGAGGATATACATTATAATAAAAAATTTAATAAAAAGCAACAACGCAATATTATTAAAAGACTTATTGCTGCAGAATGTTTAGAAAATTATCTAGATAAGAAATATCCTGGAACAAAACGTTTTGGTATAGAGGGTGGAGACTCATTTATTCCCATGTTTGATGAAATAATTAATAGATCAGGTAAGCATGGTATTAAAGAAATAGTAATTTGTATGGCTCATCGGGGACGTATAAATATTTTAATTAACGTTCTAGGTAAGAATCCATCAGAATTAATTAATGAGTTTGAAGGAAATAATAGTATATCTGCGGGGTCAGGTGATGTAAAATATCATCAAGGTTTCAGTTCAAATGTAATGACTTTATATGGAAAATTACATTTAACACTTGCGTTTAACCCTTCTCATTTAGAAATAATATCTCCTGTTGTTGCAGGATCAGCGCGTGCTCTTCAAGATATGCGTAATGATAATAATGGAGATGAGGTTATAGCCATTTGTGTGCATGGTGATGCTGCTTTCTCTGGTCAAGGAGTAGTACTTGAAACATTGCAAATGTCGCAGACAAGTGCTTTTAAAATAGGGGGAACAGTACATATCATAATTAATAACCAAATAGGTTTTACTACAGATCCACAAGATGCTAGATCGTCATATTATTGTACTGATGTAGCAAAAACTATTCAATCGCCTATTTTTCATGTTAATGGAGATGATCCTGAATCAGTTATATATGTTGTACAAAAAGCTTTAGATTATAGACAGAAATTCAAAAAAGATGTATTTATAGATTTTGTTTGTTATCGTAGACATGGTCATAATGAAGCTGATGAACCATCAATTACTCAACCCATAATGTATAATATAATTAAAAATCATAAAAATACGCGTGAAATTTATGCAAATTATTTAATTATAAAAGGTATAGTTTCTAGTGACGAAATAAAAACTTTTTTTTTAAAATATCGAAATTGTTTAGATAATGGTAGCAATGTAGCTAATAAAATATTAATAAAACAAGATAAAAAAAATAACTGGTATTCATATAGTGATCGTAAAATAATAACAAATTATGATACATCTTTTGATATTGTACGTCTTCGTGAACTTTCAATAAAAATGTGTGAAGTTTCTAAAAAAATTGAAATGCAACGCCAAGTAAATAACATTTATGAATCTCGTAAAAATATGATTGCAGGTGATGTAGCATTGAACTG is part of the Candidatus Johnevansia muelleri genome and encodes:
- the ssb gene encoding Single-stranded DNA-binding protein translates to MVIGINKVILIGYIGNDPKIRYLPSGNTVCNISIATKNRWKTPNGQRQERTDWHSVVIFNKLSEIVQQYVKKGSLLYIEGYLKTKKWQSSDGKNRYSTDIIANEIQILIFKETNTPEPTPVKINNNEKYKLNNINTNYDDFDDEITF
- the rpoA gene encoding DNA-directed RNA polymerase subunit alpha, which produces MGDYFMIKYPINLIFPKEIKIINLKNNHYQIIIEPFERGFGHTIGNAIRRILISSIPGSAIVSTKIEGVEHEFSSISGVQEDVMNILLNLKEIAIKMYGDEESEIIIYKEGPNILTANDIIIPKNIEIINKEHIIAHINDGGKININMLVKQGKGYDPAYTRIEKSNKGEIKLDASFSPIIRVYYYIESYNLPNNTEKLIIELETNGTISAEEAMQYSAIILQKQLDVIVNLTKSDNSFKKVENDERKDILLQPIEYIKKLNRKQINLLKSENIYYIGDIVQRNEKNLLNIRQFGIKSLKNIKIFIESHGLKLGMEIKTLKSILFNNIN
- the rpmJ gene encoding 50S ribosomal protein L36 (ATT Ile initiation codon), translated to MFGEYIIKIRASIKRMCRKCKIISRYGILRVICTDPKHKQRQG
- the rplO gene encoding 50S ribosomal protein L15 produces the protein MKMNTLHPLKYAKNIKTRVGRGIGSGLGKTAGRGHKGFKSRSGGKINLGFEGGQMPIQRRIPKFGFISFKNRRFEEVRISDIMKSKCNIINIEKLKKINIIKNNKKLIKIIYSKSIEKSVITSGIKLTKGARIAIEKFGGKVK
- the rplQ gene encoding 50S ribosomal protein L17, yielding MRHCKIGRHLNRNASHRDAMFKNMCVSLIKSEIIKTTLPKAKELRQYIEPIITLSKKDSISNRRLAFSRTNSSTAVYKLFNNIGIRYFNRPGGYVRVLKCGFRKGDNAPMALIELVDRNVLINKD
- the sdhD gene encoding Succinate dehydrogenase membrane protein, which gives rise to MENINYIYCWIIQRISAIILTIYTIFIIIYILYHPNLDYTTWSLLFYNFFMRMFTILAIISGVAHTWIGLFTIITDYIKCSYIRLCMNILIIIYLFLFLCGYIEVVYGVFLCNSK
- the sdhC gene encoding Succinate dehydrogenase cytochrome b556 subunit (ATA Ile initiation codon) produces the protein MFGRIIINKNIVNLNITTINFPLPSIVSIIHRITGFILFIGIIFLFVSFKISLSSEEGFNIVKHVLISNYLLAKFIVWGLLSTFFIHLIGGIRHIAMDLHLFDNLKSGSYTSIVILIINLFIIILLWRIIWKI
- the rpsD gene encoding 30S ribosomal protein S4 — translated: MARYIGPKCKLSRREGTDLFLKSFNSDYTEKCNFETVPGQHVNIRPQKSEYFNQLREKQKLRRIYGILEKQFRNYYKKAAIKKGATGELLLQLLETRLDNVVYRIGFGVTRAESRQLVSHKAIAVNGKTVNIASFNVSVGDIITVNKKAKNQERIKKSIAKKSEFVNWIKLDYKNLSGKIQSLPYRKDLDYEINENIIVELYSK
- the sdhA gene encoding Succinate dehydrogenase flavoprotein subunit, whose product is MQQQMIFDVIVIGGGGAGLRTALELTKSGINTAVISKVFPTRSHTVSAQGGITCAIGSADSADDWRWHMYDTVKGSDYIGDQDAIEYMCKEGPSAIFELEHMGLPFSRFPNGRIYQRPFGGQSKNYGKGGQAARTCAAADRTGHALLHTLYQNNLKNNTIFLDEWYVINLVKNAHNDVVGVSAICIKSGQTFFIKSKATVLATGGAGRIYASTTNALINTGDGIGMVLRAGFPVQDMEMWQFHPTGIYDAGVLVTEGCRGEGGYLINKYGDRFMERYAPTAKDLAGRDVVARSIVLEVLEGRGCGEKGDHVLLKIDHLGEDILMKRLPGIIELSKTFAHVNPLKEAIPVIPTCHYMMGGIPTNIHGQALFIDINGTEKPINGLYACGEVACVSVHGSNRLGGNSLLDLVVFGKSVGIFIKNYLKECEGIERVEATKYDIENSLINIKRWNNSKLGGESFYTLKGELQQIMQNNFGVFRKEDNMNKGLEELSKLRKRISNAYLADKSHIFNISRIEALELDNLIEVSEATAISAIGRRESRGAHSREDYPTRDDKNWMKHSIYHPIGKILTQREVNFAPKKIKVFKPQIRNY
- the rplR gene encoding 50S ribosomal protein L18, whose product is MHIKKTNRINRAKRIRANISILGINRLCINRNSRHIYAHITSYSNILISASTLEYLFKKENIYTGNIESAKKIGFILASRAKKSGISSVAFDRSGYKYHGRIKALANAARKGGLQF
- the sdhB gene encoding Succinate dehydrogenase iron-sulfur subunit; this translates as MYKINVSIYRYNPEFHKAPYMQYYEVETYGRDLMVLNVLQLIHQKQDSTLSFRSSCREGVCGSDGMNINGKNGLSCITPISQLIKNNTNMLILRPLPGLPVIRDLIVDMTLFYKQYKRVKPYLQPDKEVPTPAIERLQSPKDRDKLDGLYECILCACCSTSCPSFWWNPEKFIGPAGLLQAYRFLVDSRDAATSKRLDNLKDPFSVFRCRGIMNCVNVCPKLLNPTRVIGKIRSMLLSNTI
- the rpmD gene encoding Putative 50S ribosomal protein L30, whose product is MNYYCKKKYRFLIIIMINHTVNLKYTNAIKFYHK
- the gltX gene encoding Glutamyl-tRNA synthetase, which translates into the protein MIIRTRIAPSPTGDPHVGTAYIALFNYCFAQYYDGEFILRVEDTDKDRSTYESEIMILDSLRWLGITWSEGPDIGGIYGPYRQSDRLHIYHKYVNKLILYGLAFKCYRTFKELNEIKKKKTVLKVKDLKLNNEEYNRRELENYPYVIRMVVPNEGICIIQDLLRGNINIDWTQIDAQILIKSNGMPTYHFANVIDDHIMKITHVLRGEEWINSAPKHQLIYKYFGWKMPILCHMPLLRNTDKSKLSKRKNPTSINYYRRMGYLPQALINYLGHMGWSMSNGIEKFNIKDMTDNFDIHRISLGGPVFDVEKLTWLNSKYIREDFDDRALIKEICKWSFNEAYIYNILPKIRPRIHILSDIIHIAGHFFYGLPKLELKSFNEVNIEYSKQITIIQFFIWKLEIIKIWKKEEIFFSVKSISEYFKIKLKILLCPIFIAITGSLISTSVIDSILIIGYDITIARLSNAIKIMGNISINKYKKFKTEFNSVFFKQLNIWENNY
- the rpsM gene encoding 30S ribosomal protein S13, translated to MARIAGVNISDNKQAVFSLTSIYGIGYTISSKICNAVGIEYSAKIGNLNYNQINALRKEISKYIIEGDLRREITKNIKRLIDLKCYRGIRHRRKLPLRGQRTKTNARTCKFQRKFINK
- the rpsE gene encoding 30S ribosomal protein S5, with amino-acid sequence MLNKDNDDYKDKLLRINRVTKVVKGGRIFGFTALTVVGDCKGKVGFGNGKAREVPVAIKKAMDKARKNIININLKNGTLYYPIYSNYGASKIFMQPASEGTGIIAGGAMRAVLELLGVRNVLAKCYGSTNSINVVRATIKGLISMRSPLYIANKRGIPISNFLDVS
- the rpsK gene encoding 30S ribosomal protein S11, which encodes MFIIKKKLKRSLIVLNAIAHIHASFNNTIVTITDKNGNTLSWATAGGAGFRGSKKSTPFAAQIASERAAYLAHKYGIKNIDILVNGPGPGREYAIRALHVAGFNIQSIKDVTPLPHNGCRPPKKRRV